One Candidatus Deferrimicrobium sp. genomic window, TTACCCCGCACCCGCGGGAGACTCAACTGTTCCATGGGACACCATGTATAATGCATCGATGATCACCGTTCGCCTCCCCCAGAAGCAGAAAGAGCTCGAAATCCCCGGGCCCCGGCGGGTGATGGACCTGCTCGCCGAGGCGGGAATGCGCCCTACCACGGTGATCGTCACCCAGGGAAGGAAGCTCCTCACGAAAGACCACAAGGTGGAGGACGGGGCGACGATCGACGTCATCTCCGTCGTCTCCGGGGGCTAGGTGCCCTCCCTCCGATGAAATGCAAGCGCTGCCGGCGGGCCGAGGCCGCGGTCGACCTGCCGAGCCACCACGCCGCCTTCTGTCCCGACTGCTTCTTCCTCTTCTTCCGGCGCCAGGTGACGGAGGGGATCCGCAAGCTCCGGCTGCTCGTCCCCGGGGACCGTGTCCTCGTGTGCGTGTCGGGCGGCAAGGACAGCCTGGTCCTCTGGGACGTCCTGATGGACGAGGGGTACGAGACGGAGGG contains:
- a CDS encoding MoaD/ThiS family protein, whose translation is MITVRLPQKQKELEIPGPRRVMDLLAEAGMRPTTVIVTQGRKLLTKDHKVEDGATIDVISVVSGG